The following DNA comes from Mauremys reevesii isolate NIE-2019 linkage group 23, ASM1616193v1, whole genome shotgun sequence.
GAtcagaaacaagccccacagtcacaggagtcttcattggccaacctcctctccctggcagGGCAGATTTCCCCCCACTGTGAGAGGGGGAGCATAGTCTCCATGGCTCACTTAGTACATAGCTGCCTCTCCATTGCCACTGCCTGCGGGGGCGGCTGGTTAGCCGCGTCGGAGATGTTTGTGAGCCTGGAACACTTGTTCAAGAGGAACGTGCTGGAGATCCCACAGCTCATACCAGGCAGAAGCAACTTCTAGCACCCAGGACAGCCCTGGAGTAAGTTGGGTGCCACTCCTACAAACGTCAGTGGCAAATGCATCCACTtcagccttaggcctggtctgcactagaaaTGGTTTGCCACAGAGGGGAGATGCAGCATGTATCGCAAAGCAGtgcttttgccagcacagcttATATCAGTTCCCTGAACAAAATAAGCTATACCCGCTGTGACCAAGTGGGGTTTATTCATCTTGTTATGTTGCAAGTGAGTCTTACTGTCCTATACCAATACTGTGTGTACCTTCGTTTCCCTGTGGACTGCACGAATACTTAGGTGGTGGGAATTGGGGGTGTGATTTTGCTGAGGCCCTCAGGACCAGTGAGACTGCCCAGCTATTTGCACCTATGTAACCTGAGTCCCAGGACAGGGGATGCGACCAGGTGACACCTTTTGCCCGAAGCGAgacaaagagaaggaggaggagcatcAAGGGGGGGTGTCAGAGGTCAGGTAGCTGGTGGCTGGCAGTCTGTGTGGTGGAAGAGGGGGAATCCAGGGCATCTGGCCTAGGattcccaagatggacttggctgaaagtcactgatgtCTGTAATAGCAAGCTCTGTTCTACACTATGTTCCTgtcgactaataaaccttctgttttaccggctggttgagagtcacgtctgactgcggagttggggtgcaggaccctctggcttccccatgAGCCCCGCCTGTGCGGCTTCGCTGCgggaagcgcacggtgtggaaggggaggctgactgctccaaggtcagacccaggaaggtcgaagctgCGTAAGCTTCTTGCCCAggagacagtctgctcccagagaggaggctcccccagagtcctgcctggcttcgtaGGGAGTAGATCAGAGCATTGCCCGGTGACTCTCTGACGCCAGCAAAAGGGCCATTTTGTCAATATAACTCTGTCCTCGCTGGGGCTTTTACTGgtataaaaatgttattaaaaaaaatcacatcccgaCCAACATTGCTATAGCGGCAACAGTTTTAAGTGCAGATGTGGCCTTACTTGCTATGGGTCTGAGGGGGATTTGAAGCAAAGAATTTACTACATTTGTTTGGTCACCTTGGGGTCTAGCGTGTGTGGATCCCCTCCGAGCTCAAAGTCAAAGCTCCCCTGAGCCAAGCCCCTGAGTCAGGCTGGGAGTTTCATAGCCAACAACATTCCAGAGAGCGACATGACTGGTATCAGGTTGGGCTGCCCTTGACGGCCCTAAGTTTTGTAGCTGGTGAAATATCTCCTCTCATCATCTTCCCTTCAAACGAAACAAGGGGCCAGATGATGAAACATGTGAGAGATGGGGACAAGGCATTCTCAGGTGAGCAGCTCCGGCTATGGAACGAACTTCCAGAGGGGATCAGGCGCCCCCAGCATCTGACCATTAGGAACTGGtgcaaaaccttcctctttgagAAAGCCTTTCCACCAAAACAACCCCTTCTATTCCCAGTCCCCCATCACCTTCTGCCAGGCCCCCTCCAAAATCCAACCTTGCCTCAAGCAGGGTGCAGCGCAAGAGACTAGTAACGGCactattactatttttttttaatgtggaagACTCAGATTCTAGGGGGATGATCAGCAGGATAAAACCCTAaaattagatagatagattagatgatgagtgtatggggatagatagattagatagatgggtgtatggggatagatagataagattagattagatattcaaaaatgctcagcacccacccagTCAGAGGCCAGTCTTTCAAAAGAGAGCCGGCTCAGAACTGCGAAGTTATTTAAGCATCgacctcccattgatttcagcgaaTTCCTCAGTGcattgggtgctcagcacttttgaaaacccggCCACTGTGGAGAGCAGAGGCAAAGTGCGTACATTTCAATTAGTTCTCATCCTTGTCtcacttttttccttttcctgacTCTGACTCCTGTCATTTAGCCCAGGAAGATGTTTCATTACCCAGACCCATCGGGTGGAGGGGACAGATTGTTTGCTGATAACAAAGGAGGCCTCCAtgccttccccccccgcccctggcaaTGAGCAAGCTGCTATTGTTTGCAGAGTCTTCAGAACTCTTTTATCTGGAGACAATTGAATCAGTTCATTTGATTCATTCTTTGCTTTGCTCCATGTGTTTGGATTTTCTTCACAGATAATTTCTTTCCTAATTAAGTCAAGGACCCTGTGTGCACTAGGAAAATTCCCTCTTAATGAGTCTCTCTGTCCCTTCTGGTCCTGGGGGCAAACAATGGAGCTGCCTGGATAGACAGAGCCGAGCTGTCACATTAATGGAGAGATCCTCCAGGGATCGAGCTTGCTTGCGTGGACTGGAGGCCAAACTGTTTTCAACCCCGATGGAGAATGAAGCCAGAGGCTGAACCTGTTGATGCCTCGAGGTCCCTTTGACTTAAACGGATCCAGGATGTCATGTGGTGTGTTGAGAACTGTGCTGAAATGAcaagctgtcactttaaattCGAAGGGCCTTTCTGCTCCTGCTTGCAGGTGAGGGGGCTCTGAGGGTAGTATGGGATCTGCATCCAAAGCAGCCTGGAGCGAGGTGGGGTGGGTTGTGCCTGGCTGTCTTAGGGGGCAGCCTGCTGTGTCACTCTGTATTTGGCTGAGGTGGTGTTAGGTTTCTGGAGTCTCTGCAATAagtgttacattgcaaccttccaggaAGAGTATTTATGGTTTGATTTCCCAAGCTAGCACCTAAAAACAGCAGCACAGGTGCGGCTCGAATACAGATCCAGGTGCTCGGGTGGGattgtgcttggggcggctggCCTGTGTCTGACACGTTGTCTGACTAGGCGAttccaatggtcccttctggccttggaatctatgaatcttaatCACCATCCCATGTGGACTAGCTCTGAGCAGCTCCCTGGCTACACTTCAGTTCCCCCCATTGCTGCTAGCAGTGGAGTTGCACTGGTGATAGCAACCGGGGAAAGGTTCAGGGGGCCGGGGGGGAAAACCTAGTGAAGACACAGCCGGGAGTCAGTACAGAGTAATGCAAACCTCACTACCAATCCCAACTGACCATTAACATTCCACTGCTGGGCTTCCTGCCGGGCAATGAGCTCTCAAACGGGGCTCCGGGGGGCCCTTGCTGGCGGTCTGTGGAGAGCTGGTGAGGCACATGGTCGTGGTTCTTCCATTATTGAATACCAGGAAACCAAGCTCTTCCCTAACATTACTTTCCCCTATAAGTAATTGCTGTGGTTGCCACATGGACTGTCAGTGCCTGTGAATGGGAGTAATGGGTCTCCATTCAAATGCTGATCAAGGAGTGTTCTTTCAGTTCATTTGGATAATTGAGACACTGTGGAACCGACTAGCCCAAGAGGTAAAGAAAGATACACGTCTATCTAGAGCGTCCAAGGCGACATtaggggtttggtcctgctttgagcagggggttggactagatacctcctgagatcccttccaaccctgagattctatgattaggCTGGACAAAGCATTGCAGAGGGTATATAAACCCTCATGTCTCACGGCACAAACCAACCAGTACCTGTCtgtggtcaggaagaaacttctcctgtGGGTATAACTGTCCACTGTGGAGTTTCTTGCACCTACCTTTGGGTGCTGGACACtgtcagacaggacactgggttagatggaccccAGGTCTGATCTGGTCTGGCAACTGCTACATTCCTAGAATTgcatctcccccacctcccctgggAGCTTGCCGGTAATCTGATACAGAGGAGTTTTCTGTTtattggctgggggtgggggtaggtgaTAGGGACTGAGGCTGGGAAAGGGAATGCGGGAGTGTCTCTCTCCCCATAGCAGAACTTTGCTCCCAGAGGGGACTCCActagggtggggtgggaggaggtaaATGGGATGAGGGTGGAGACCTCTGGTTAAATTCTctctcctttgtctctctctctcctgtcattCCAGGCCAGAATCTGGGTTTGTAACCTCCTCCAGGCCAATTCACCCAAGGCTTCCTCTGGGGAATCTGTATCTTAATTCAAAGGCTGCTCCAGTCCCCCCAAGCCCCAgtccctctgcccctccttggAATGGAGCCGGTGCCACCCCCTCCGGTCTCTCACCTGAATGGCAACTGGCACTACCAGTTCCGGATCATCCTCCTGGGGGATTCCACCGTGGGCAAGTCCTCCCTGCTGAGGCGCTATGCCGAGGGGTCCTTCATcccggctccctgccccaccgTGGGCGTGGAATTCTACAGCAAGATGATGGAGCTGCCTCCAGGCATCAAGGTGAAGCTGCAGCTTTGGGACACGGCCGGCCAGGAGAGATTCAGGTGAGGAGGGACCAGAGACCCAGCTTGCCCCATTTCACACCAGGCACCCAGTGCACTTACCCTGCGGGCTCAGACACTCCCACCCAGAGTCACATTCCCACCCTCCAGTCACTCACGCACACCCACCCAGGGTTATAACTGTCCTGGCATTGGCACAGCCCTGAGATAAGAACCTTAGAAATCCCGGAGACGGCCCCTACCCATCTACCACAGAGATCCAGTCCGCAGAGACCAGATCCCTTCAGAGAGTGAGAGTCACACCGAGAACCCTCCACCTCCcgtgcctgcctgccccccagacTGGACACACGTACCCATAACTGGGGATCCAGCTCACCAGCTCCGAACCGGTTTCCTTcacccccagcacacacacatcaTCCCTGATCTGGTGCTTTCTCTTTCCTGCACCCAACGGCCTGAGCAAgggtggtggttttgtttttaaaaagggttttgcttccagttttcttttctttacagctTTGTCAATGTCATGCTGTAGCATGATCATGCGCATGATGAAGTCACCCAGTCACGCTTGTGTGTTTGCACTGAGAGGCCCGGGTGAGAGATGCTTGCATTGCAATAGGAGAacttggttgttgttttttttatatacTTAGGGTCAATTCCAGCAATTATTTGGCTGCCAGTAACCACCCACTCATTTTTTACTGGGAACCTGGCTTTCTTATGGAGAAAGAGCAGCGGGAAGGAGAGTGGATGAAGTTTACAGCACAGGGGAATCTTGGAGTCTAGAAGGCAGGGTTTGCTATTGTTGCGATCTGTGGGTGGCTGTGTGGGGGAGTGGGTGGTTTTGTTCAGTGATTCCTGCAGGCTGGAGAAACAATTCCTCTGTGTGTGAAAAAGGATCCAATCAGCTGAAAGGCGTGTttgttgcggggggagggggggggggcgttgaGATCAGAGCGGCTGAAGGTGGCATAACTAGTTATGGGCCTGGCCTGGCAGATCTACGCAGGTGAACAGCTCTTACCGCTGCaaacagtcccactgaaatcagctctcctttggggagctacagctgcagtgTATATCGGTTATAACGGTACTATGCGCTGCGGTTTCTGGTCATGGGGGGACATTGGCTCTAAGGAGTGAATGAGCAACTAGCACTGAACTCCAGGCACACCCCACCCCATGGCACACACGCTCCATGGGGCACACCAATGCAGCACAAAACAACTAGCGGAGGGCCTAGGATAGGGgcctatttaggtgcctaactcccctggGCCAGAGGCCCTCACTATTCAAGCGCTCCCATAACACAGTGAGGGGTGTGGTTTTAACATCTAGAGCCTTCCTCCCTAGCCCAGCCTCAGGTCTACATGAGCTGTGCGTGACTTGAGTCCAAGTGTGGGGTGCAAAGGTGGTTTTTTGCCAGCTCTGCAGTTCCCTGATCCAGGGGCCAGTCAGGGGGTGATTCGGCTCTTGGCACAATTTAGAGATGTtttggggctgctctaaattacaccagCCAGGGACCACAGGCACTGCAACCATGGCTTCCTTTTCCTGGCCATGCTGAGGACTGGGTGGGGCAGCGATACAGAGCTACTACATCAGTCTTGCACAACCCAGGGATTCCTCTTGCACAAGGAGACTCCTCACCCACATAGCCAGTGATGTTGGCTTCTTGGCCGCTTTGCTGTATCATAGGAGAGAAGCCAAGCCATAAGGCCAGTCTTTGATAGCCCTTCTCCCAGAAAAAAAACTCTTAACATAGGTCCTTAAAGATGGATGAAATAGTGGGGATCTGCCCTTATTTGCCTTTGTATGATGTCTGAAGAAAGCCTGAAACATTTCTTTCCTGCTTGTGTTTTACATTAGAAGTGTCAGGACCCTCCCGGCTTGTCTTCCCTGGTTCTACTGAAGGGCTCTGTGGAGCACCAGAAAGGTGGATTGGGAGGTTTTTCAGCCCTTACTCAAGGGACGGGGCATTTAATCTTTAACAAAAAGTGTTTTTCTCTTCAGTGTGTGCAATGCATTTGAGTCAAATAGATGTTAACAATAAAAAGAGTTTCAAGACGTTTGACTAAAAATCACTTCCCTGATTAATTCATCAGGTTTTATTTCTTTGCCATCTCTggggcccagatccttaaaggtatttaggtgcctaactcctattgaaataaatgggaattaGATACCCAAATATCTCTGAGGTGCGGGCCTGGGGCCACAGTTTGGTCTCTAGTTGTCCATAGAGTCttccagaaaaataaaaaaagaggcaagacctgaatttctaatataaaagataaatggggtggggctggggaaccTCTCTCAAGCCTAATGTTTATGTCATCAGTCAGCAAAGAAGGGCAGGGCCCCAGCTGTGTGTGGGGTTCAAGGTGACACAAGGCCCAAAGTGACCAGCCCTAGTACCTGGATGGAATTTGCAGGTGAGAAGCAAAGTTAAGGGCTCACTGAGTTGTTACATTTGTGTTCCCAGATGCATCACCAGGTCTTTCTATCGGAACGCCGTGGGAGTGCTGCTGGTGTTCGACATGACCAACCGTAGGTCCTTTGAGCACATCATTGAGTGGTACCATGAAGTGGCCAGCATCCAGATTATGGAGAAGGTCATCTTCCTCCTGATTGGCCACAAAAGTGACTTGAAGTCAGACTGCAAAGTCTCCACCGAAGAggcagaggggctggcagcctcCCTGGGCATCGGTTTCATTGAAACATCTGCCAAAAGCAACACCAATGTAGACTTGGCCTTCGAGACCTTGACCAACACCATCTATGAGGCTCTGAAGAACAAGGAGATCGATCTGCAGGAAGGCTGGGATGGGGTGAAGGTGATTCACAAGAGAACCTGCAACCCCCAGAAGAAGAGGCGAAAACCGCAAGAAAAATGCCAGTGTTAACCCAGAAGTTAGGGACTAGGACCTGGCGTAGGGGATCGAGTTGGTGGAGGGAGGGACTGGATGAGCCGATTCAGAAATAAATTAGGGATGGGCCTGAGATGTACGGTTGGAGGTTCAGGGGGACGGGAGTTCAGTTTGTCTCTAGGAAAATAAAAACCTCTGGGACTTGCTTTCACCCATAGTAGATGAATTCATCGGAATAGTAAAAAGTGCACTACTGCCCCCTTTAGGTGGAGAACAGGGAATCCAGGACCAGTGATGCAACACTGACTAGCTGCTAGAGGCTTTCCTTTGGTTCTTAGCAGGGGAAATCCCTTTTAATACACTGCAGCACTGGCTctaaaactttttaatttttttttaaactgaaatttaGGACTAAGAAAATCTTTAGGTATCTAGGAGTGCAGCTCTTAAAACATACATGTGAATGCATCAAATACATCGAACAATTGAGCCAGTCAATGAGGCCTTGATCCTTAGTAGGGTCCCCAGAGTGGTACTGCATTACAAGGGATCAAATCCAAAACTCCCTGCTTTATTGAAACATCCCAGAGACCTCAGCTTTACAAAGAAACCATCATGGCCTGAATTTGGGTgcctaaggaacatggtgagtgGAAGAATTCTCAGGATATGAGGAAGCCGATTAGATGTTTCCAGAGGGTGGAATTCAGTTGCAGTGCTCAGTGCAGAGAGTCACCCCTTTGCAAAGGGGCAGTCTCATGCTTAGACACTCTTTTAATTAATTCATTAATTGTAGAATAAATTGCTCAGTTTCTAGCGTAACCCTACGCTATTTGGTCTAGACTGAGGAGGCCTTAAAAGTACATTATTAGTATTTCACCAAGATCGGGGCCCCATTCTACTATGTGCTATACCAACATATAgtaagagacggtccctgcccaaAGGGGCTTGCAATTTAAATAGATAAAGGGgtaagaggggaaactgaggcacagagcagggacgtgACTGGTCCAAGCTcataggcagagctgggaatagaaactaTGTCTCCTGATTGTCCCACAGGTGTCCTATCCAGTTGGCCACACACCCTCGGTGATCATGCTCCTATACTCAGTCTTATGGCTTGACTGCATTTGAACACTTAAAAACTGCTAGGGTAAACTCCCAGGGACAGATTCACCCCTCCCGTATCCCTCTACAATGCCATAGATTTCAGTGGCATAGCCTGGATCTAAACAAGAGTGACATTACGGTACCATCTTGCATCTAGTTAGAAAAATCCCAGTTCTGTTCCTCTCTAGCCAGGCATACTGCATCTGTCGAAAATCAAGCTGGCATTAAACTCTCTAAAATCCTGGCCCATGGGAATACTCCCGCTGACTATGTAGCACCAGGATTTAAGGCCAGTGTATTTGCAGGTGTCTGTTGTTATTGTTTGTGGGTGTGAAGCTGTGCTACATATGGACTAGTGCAACCCTGGTACTCACATGTCTCCAGCTCGTATGGATTCTTCATTACAAATAAATCATTTCCTTTGTATGATTTGGTGCTTCCTTCAAGATTGGGGATTAGGAAGGGAGAAAACTGTGCCAGCTTATGCAGCAAAAGGCCTTCTGCTGATGCTCTGCACTTCCGTGGCTCCATTTTACCTGAGGATCTTAAAACCATCAACAGTTTTTAAGTAATGaggcctcaccccctcctgtgaAGGGTGGAAATATTACGTTCATTTTATaggtgggcaaactgaggcacaataaagtcaagtgacttgctcagaagagtggcaaagccaggagtcctgatgcctaGGCCACCTTCCCTACTCACTAGGCTGCACTTTATCCCCCTTAAAAGAGTTTTAAACTTTCAGTTTAAATTAACAGTTCTTTCCTGGGATAAAATAATCCAGTGGCTCTCAGCTTGTTTAGactgctgtacccctttcaggagtccgaTTTGTCcggcgtacccccaagtttcacctcacttaaaaacgacttgtttacaaaatcaaacataaaaatacaaaagtgtcacagcctcacttttactgaaaaattgctgactttctcatgttaccattataattataaaataaatcaattggaatataaacattgtacttacatttcagtgtatagtatatagagttgtataaacaagtcattctatgaaattttagtttgtactgacttcactagcatgttgtaaaactaagcaactagttagaggagttgatgtacccccgggaAGAGCTCTGTATCCGCCCAGGGGTAcacagacccctggttgagaaccactgagctaatcTGTCAGCTCTTTTTTTCTATTGTACCTAGTCTAGCTATCACATTTCTTATAAAGCCACCACTGTGGTATCTGGGCCCACTGGTGTTTCAGTTCTGCAGTGATCACATGAGTTTGCCTGGTTAATGTGCCATTGGAGATAGGGAGGTAATTGTGTGGGGACTGTCAGACACTGTTAATTCAGGGGAGTCCTagggtctgtgttatacaggtgatCAGACTGGATAGTCAGAGTGGCCCCTGCTGGCCTTACACGCTACAAAACTCTAGAAtcaaagggtacgtccagactacacGCTGGATTGGCGGGTATCGAtcgatttatcagggatcgatatatcatgtctTGTCTAGACGTGATCaattgatccccgaacgcgctcccgtcgactccggaactccaccggcgtgagcggcggtagcggagttgacgggggagccgcgtccgttgatcccgcgccgggaggccgggaggtaagtcggaataagatacgtcgacttcagctacgctattcccgttgctgaagttgcgtatcttacatcgtcccctcctccccccagtgtagaccaggccaaactGGTCAGGATTTACCTGATCTCGTCTCTTCAAGTTCTCACAGTGCTCTCCTCACGAGCCTGGGAGGGGCCCTTTCCCAAATCCCACACCCCCCCACCCTTTGGGGTGGGACTTCTGTGGCGCCACATGGGGGAAAGTGGTGCTTCCTCCTCACCCTGTCAGCTGCCGCAGCAGGACGTGGTGTAACAGGGGAGTTTAACCAACAGAACATCTTTGATTCGGTTTGTAGAACATCCTGCTGCTTGGTGGGTTGGCAGCTGCAGGAACTGAACCTGTGAATGCTGCATCTTAACCCAGGAGCtgctactgcctgagctaaaaggcTCTGCTCTGTTAAACTTATAAGAGAGGTATCAACCTGTACATGTGTGGGCCAGACACCACTGGCAGGAGAGGGAATAGTGCCACCACATGGCGTAGGTGTGGGTTACATCTGCTTGACACCAGTGAGGCAGTAAGGAAGAGTCTGTCACTGCAGCCTGGACTGACGTTTTCAAATCTTTGGGGTGAACCCGGGCTCAGAGTCGAGTGAAGCTGGGAGCTGATTGTATTGATTCAAATACAAGTATTATGCAGGCCCAAGCAGCCACCCAGGCACCAGGCATGTCTTGCATTACTTCACGCCCAGTTGCAATATCAACGCTTGGTCTTTGGCGTCAGAGTGCACAAGGCATGAATGAACCCAACGCAATACATGCCCTGTCCTGTCTTGTTGCTTAAACATTCTCCCAAGGGAAACCAGTGGCTCTGACAACAGATCTCTGCTTACCCCAGGGGCTCGGCTCATGCCCAGGTTGGCTGCAGCTGGGCGGGGAAGGAACTGCCTTTAAAAGTGCATCCTATTAAGTGAATGTGAAAGTCTTTTAAATCTTCTCTATAATAGCATACTAAATCATAGTCCATCTCTAGGGCCTTCCAGCCAAAGAGCTCAAAACCTTTAAATTtggactaagggcttgtctataatCTGGAATAAAGTAAGGTGTGGATTTAAACCAGATTAACTATTCCTGATTAATCCTGTGTGTGGACActgttattctggaataagtgtgTCTACACACAGGGACATGGGTAGGTTTTGGGGGGCCCAGGGCAATATCTGACACAGAGGTCTCCCACCCTTCCCCAGGGGGCCAGGGTGGGTGGTGATTAGCCAGTGAATCTGCCCTGCGCTCACCCCACAGAGACAGTGCCTGTCCCATGGGGCCAGGCCCAGCTCCCCGTTCTGGGTGTTGTGATCTGACACACAGAACCACAGCACTGcccaggtttggcccagccaccacTCCGTCATGGAGTGTAGGACCTGGGGCACAGGGGCACAGCGTTACTCAGCACCCCAGTGGCTGGGCCAAGCTGAAGTGGCACTGACACCCCGTTGCACCCAGTCACAGTGCTGCCCACTCGTACTCCATGGGTTTGGAGGCCCTCTCAGATGGGAGATCTGGGACAAACTGCCCCTTTTGCACCCCTCTCTGGGCAGCCGTGTCCACACACAGCGTTAATGAGGAAtggctattctggaatagctcccCAGGACGATAGACAAGCTCTGAGCCTCCCACTGCCCCGTGAGGTCAGTACCATCATCTGTATTTCACAGGAGGGAAAACCAaggtgcagtgacttgcccagagacAGAAAGTGCCAGGGCCTGGAGTAGAACCCAAAGTCACCTGATGCCCAGACCTCACTAGTTACAAGGCCCCTACACATAATCTTATCTTCTTAATCTAACCTAATGCCAAGGAGATGCTTCCTCATCACAGCGTTTTGCATCTGTTTTGCTCGTTCCTTTCCCCTGACACACAGGACCCAGTGTTACTGAGCGGAGAGATAGTCCTGACGGCCAAACGTAGGAGCAATATATTCTCTCTGCCTTCCCCTTCTATAAACACTGCACACTCAGCGGGAGGGGTGGCAGCTGCCTGCCTGGACATGAGCTAGAGCAGCTCTCAGCTAGAACCATCTCGCTCCACTTCCAGCAAGTCCCAACCGGCAACGCCGTGGGAGTTTACTCTCCGGTCCGCAGACGCTCGGCTCCAGGCTCCTTGCGGCTCGCAGGCTGCCTTGTCCCGCTGGGATACTCCGGATGGATTCGCTCTGGCACTACCAGTTCCGCATTATCATGCTGGGGGACTCGACGGTGGGGAAGTCGTCCCTGCTGAAGCGTTACACCGAGGGCGCCTTCCTCGACTCCATCAACCAGACGGTGGGGGTGGATTTCTACGTCCAGTTTGTggagctggagcccgggctccgCATCAAGCTGCAGTTCTGGGACACGGCTGGACAGGAGCGATTCAGGTGGGTTTGCCAGGGGAGGATTAGACGTACGTGTAAGCGTGTGGACAGGACAGAGCCAGAGCCAAGGAAGGGCGCTTGAAAGCTGCCATGGGGATTAATACAGGTGCAGGAAACTCCAGGCTCGAACGCAGGCTGTTTTCTTGCGTCAACAATGCTGAGGAAAGGGGCTTGGTTAATAGGCCTGGAGACCAAAGGCCTTGGAGGGGGAAAAGCATGGGCCATGGCTCGGTTAacttctcccatgctgccccttgcTGTTGTGTCTCTAGCCCAATGGTCcccaaattgggggggggggtgcagaggaacattcaggggggtgcagtggggccctAGCCAGCCtctcatggggggtggggagggagcaccaccccgcccccactctgcccccagctctgctcaggccctgcccccagcctcggcccctgaCCGCAACTccattcctggccccagccccagacatgctcccagctgtggccccagtcTCGGCCTCCTTATCCCTGTCCAtgtccatccctgccccacccgGGGAGCCGCAGCCCTGTTCCCAGCCCGGCTCCTGCGGGGGGGCACACTGACAGGGGTAAGAGGGGGCacaaccctgaaaagtttggggaccactgctctagtgcaACTTGGAGGGATCCTAGATAGTCTCTCCGACTCTccatggcctctctgctgagacaggcAGCAAAGGGGACAGCTGGTGCCGTGCAGGAGAGCGGTTTAGTCCATGGGGCATCCTAACCCCTGGGAAAGGGACAGaaagctccacccccacccccacccccaagctcaTTTCCCCTGGGCTGGATCCAACACCGCATGTAAAGTGCCTGCAGCTATGCTCAGGTACTGCTGCGTGGGGCTCTCTAGAACATTTTGGGGGAGTTTAAAGGCCTCACTTTAGGGACTCCCTTCCTCCCCAATTCTTGGTGCATGTATCATTGTCCTGCTAGGGTACGGCAGGGGAGACTCGTGGGGTTCCCCAGCAAACACCG
Coding sequences within:
- the RAB42 gene encoding ras-related protein Rab-42, with translation MEPVPPPPVSHLNGNWHYQFRIILLGDSTVGKSSLLRRYAEGSFIPAPCPTVGVEFYSKMMELPPGIKVKLQLWDTAGQERFRCITRSFYRNAVGVLLVFDMTNRRSFEHIIEWYHEVASIQIMEKVIFLLIGHKSDLKSDCKVSTEEAEGLAASLGIGFIETSAKSNTNVDLAFETLTNTIYEALKNKEIDLQEGWDGVKVIHKRTCNPQKKRRKPQEKCQC